From the genome of Papaver somniferum cultivar HN1 unplaced genomic scaffold, ASM357369v1 unplaced-scaffold_75, whole genome shotgun sequence, one region includes:
- the LOC113344203 gene encoding uncharacterized protein LOC113344203: MHHNLTIQKTNFSFIVAKFDSSNLRNVICSVSYDPPSLSSNEFHLYGVEIDSPGSLDFVIQFMDSCNGLVWFWSDQREFFGLWNPNNNEYKELPKSPNKPVDQNTFAYAFGYDCDYKLICLYDNDDDGSLVDVYTMGPNSWKNSTQVVLYEISIDGESAVEAGVLANGFFHWLGMMEDYGVQESLTRHYTIIPGMDRKYCGLQPTWIFSSGEILFANCGPYLTDLLLYDPKDGSAREPNMQRAKY; the protein is encoded by the exons ATGCACCATAATCTTACCATCCAAAAAACCAACTTTAGTTTCATAGTAGCTAAGTTCGATTCTAGTAACTTACGCAATGTCATCTGCTCGGTAAGCTATGATCCTCCATCATTATCTTCGAATGAATTCCATCTGTATGGTGTGGAAATTGATAGTCCGGGATCCTTAGATTTTGTTATTCAGTTTATGGATTCTTGtaatggtttggtttggttttggagTGATCAGAGAGAATTCTTTGGTCTTTGGAATCCCAACAATAACGAATACAAGGAATTACCCAAATCGCCAAATAAACCCGTGGATCAGAATACTTTTGCATAtgcttttggttatgattgtgatTACAAATTGATATGTTTGTATGACAATGACGATGATGGTTCTTTAGTTGATGTCTATACTATGGGACCTAATTCGTGGAAAAACAGCACTCAAGTTGTCCTTTATGAGATAAGTATAGATGGCGAGTCTGCGGTAGAGGCTGGGGTGCTTGCTAATGGATTTTTCCATTGGCTAG GGATGATGGAGGATTATGGAGTTCAAGAGTCTTTGACCAGACATTATACAATAATCCCTGGGATGGATAGAAAATACTGTGGCTTGCAGCCTACGTGGATTTTCAGCAGTGGTGAGATACTATTCGCGAATTGTGGACCTTATCTTACCGATCTACTTTTGTATGACCCAAAGGATGGAAGTGCTAGAGAACCAAATATGCAGAGAGCAAAATATTAA